One genomic window of Haloarcula limicola includes the following:
- the dhaK gene encoding dihydroxyacetone kinase subunit DhaK translates to MKKLINDPDDVVDEMLDGMVAAHPDRVRRLPDTKVLVRADAPVDGKVGVVSGGGSGHEPTHAGYLGDGMLDGAAAGEVFTSPTADELEELVDAADSGEGVLMVVKNYEGDVMNFETAGEMVEMEGGDVAQVVVDDDVAVEDSLYTSGRRGVCGTILVHKAAGAKAAEGADLEEVQRVAQKVVDNVGTMGMALTSCVTPEKGEPTFDLGEDEIELGIGIHGEPGVERTEMMDADAITEELTESVLEDLALDSGQEVVTIVNGMGGTPQMELFVVNRRLQELLDDRDLETWDAWVGDYMTSLDMAGCSVTVCAVDDELKELLGAPADTPALTVR, encoded by the coding sequence ATGAAGAAGCTCATCAACGACCCGGACGACGTGGTCGACGAGATGCTCGACGGGATGGTCGCGGCTCATCCCGACCGAGTCCGGCGGCTCCCGGACACGAAGGTACTGGTCCGCGCCGACGCGCCGGTCGACGGGAAGGTCGGCGTCGTCAGCGGCGGCGGGAGCGGCCACGAACCGACGCACGCGGGTTACCTCGGCGACGGGATGCTCGACGGCGCGGCGGCGGGCGAAGTGTTCACCTCGCCGACGGCCGACGAACTGGAGGAGTTGGTCGACGCGGCCGACAGCGGCGAAGGCGTGCTGATGGTCGTCAAGAACTACGAGGGCGACGTGATGAACTTCGAGACGGCCGGCGAGATGGTCGAGATGGAGGGCGGTGACGTGGCCCAAGTCGTCGTCGACGACGACGTGGCCGTCGAGGACTCGCTGTACACCTCGGGCCGACGGGGGGTCTGTGGCACCATCCTCGTCCACAAGGCGGCGGGCGCGAAAGCCGCCGAGGGCGCGGATCTGGAGGAGGTCCAGCGGGTCGCCCAGAAAGTGGTCGACAACGTCGGGACGATGGGGATGGCGCTCACGTCGTGTGTCACGCCGGAGAAGGGCGAACCCACCTTCGACCTGGGCGAGGACGAGATCGAGTTGGGTATCGGCATCCACGGCGAGCCGGGGGTGGAGCGGACCGAGATGATGGACGCCGACGCCATCACCGAGGAGCTGACCGAGTCGGTGCTGGAAGACCTGGCCCTCGATTCGGGACAGGAGGTCGTCACCATCGTCAACGGGATGGGCGGCACGCCGCAGATGGAACTGTTCGTCGTCAACCGCAGGCTGCAGGAACTGCTCGACGACCGCGACTTGGAGACGTGGGACGCGTGGGTCGGGGACTACATGACGTCGCTGGACATGGCGGGCTGTTCGGTCACCGTCTGCGCCGTCGACGACGAACTGAAGGAGCTACTCGGCGCGCCGGCCGACACCCCGGCGCTGACCGTCAGATGA
- a CDS encoding Lrp/AsnC family transcriptional regulator, with amino-acid sequence MSSRREILDLLRENARYTTEDLAHLTDFSESEVESIIEEFEEAGVICGYQAVVDWGAVETEEERVRATVELNVALDRETNYGDIADRIARFPEVTSLRLVSGDYDFDLEVEGDSMREVSHFISDKIAPIPEITQTVTHYIMESYKEQGMTFDDHDDDDRLSVSP; translated from the coding sequence ATGAGCAGTCGCCGAGAGATTCTCGACCTGTTACGGGAGAACGCCCGCTACACCACGGAGGACTTAGCCCATCTCACGGACTTCTCCGAGAGCGAAGTCGAATCCATTATCGAGGAGTTCGAGGAAGCAGGGGTCATCTGTGGCTATCAGGCCGTCGTCGACTGGGGGGCCGTCGAGACGGAGGAAGAGCGAGTGCGGGCGACGGTCGAACTCAACGTCGCGCTGGACCGCGAGACCAACTACGGCGACATCGCCGACCGCATCGCCCGCTTCCCCGAGGTCACGTCGCTCCGTCTCGTCAGCGGCGACTACGACTTCGACCTCGAAGTCGAGGGCGACTCCATGCGGGAGGTCTCTCACTTCATCAGCGACAAGATCGCGCCCATCCCCGAGATAACCCAGACGGTCACCCACTACATCATGGAGTCCTACAAGGAACAGGGGATGACGTTCGACGACCACGACGACGACGACCGCCTCTCCGTCTCCCCATGA
- the dhaL gene encoding dihydroxyacetone kinase subunit DhaL — MSDEGRAVVAAVKAVAERLEAERSHLTELDSAIGDADHGGNMARGWSAAAEEVAELDDPDPATVVKTTGKTLMSEVGGASGPLYGGSLVFASAELEDGVTAESAVAFAETYLEKVQDRGDATVGDKTMVDALVPAVHTFKKSVETDDLSPVEALAKAVAAAERGVDFTVPIRASKGRASYLGWRSVGHQDPGATSTLYIMEELLSVAQEELEVAEEPTVDAASPTVPDGEEATED, encoded by the coding sequence ATGAGCGACGAGGGCCGGGCGGTCGTCGCGGCCGTGAAAGCGGTCGCCGAGCGCCTCGAAGCCGAGCGGAGCCACCTCACCGAGCTCGACTCGGCCATCGGCGACGCCGACCACGGGGGGAACATGGCCCGCGGCTGGAGCGCCGCCGCCGAGGAGGTCGCGGAACTCGACGACCCGGACCCGGCGACGGTGGTCAAGACGACCGGCAAGACGCTCATGTCGGAGGTCGGCGGCGCGTCGGGGCCGCTGTACGGCGGGTCGCTCGTCTTCGCCAGCGCCGAACTCGAAGACGGCGTCACCGCCGAGAGCGCGGTGGCGTTCGCCGAGACCTACTTGGAGAAGGTGCAGGACCGCGGCGACGCGACGGTGGGCGATAAGACGATGGTCGACGCGCTGGTGCCGGCGGTCCACACATTCAAGAAGTCCGTCGAGACGGACGACCTCTCGCCGGTCGAGGCGCTGGCGAAGGCCGTCGCGGCGGCCGAGCGCGGCGTCGACTTCACCGTCCCCATCCGCGCCTCGAAGGGTCGGGCGTCGTATCTGGGCTGGCGCTCCGTCGGCCATCAGGACCCCGGCGCGACGAGCACGCTCTACATCATGGAGGAACTGCTGTCGGTTGCACAGGAAGAGTTGGAGGTCGCCGAGGAACCGACCGTCGACGCCGCGTCGCCGACGGTGCCCGACGGCGAGGAGGCCACGGAGGACTGA
- the ptsP gene encoding phosphoenolpyruvate--protein phosphotransferase produces MTTLTGIGSTPLSGVGTARWFRPDALELPDRPDPETVDTADQRERFEDARDAAREAIQTARDRAAERVGEDEAAVFDAHEQFLDDPQLVGQIEDAIDDGTTAEHAVSDAYGDAVSQFEGMEGRMAERADDLRDVRDRLLRELLGVETADLGSLPDGTVLLAERLTPSDTAELDPEAVAGIATVTGGRTSHAAIIARSLAIPAVVGVGDALLDVTEGATVLVDGEAGEVVLDPDEKRRESVSELDAPVETERVSTADGREIEVAANVGRPAELDPAVARGADGIGLFRTEFLFLDREGPPGEDEQFEAITAALNAFPGERVVVRTLDVGGDKQVPYLDLPSEPNPFLGRRGVRLSLSAHADLFETQLRALLRAAATDGGGDLAVMVPMVARVEEVEDVLERVEGVAADLEREGVAHAVPDLGAMVETPAATEMAEALAARLDFLSIGTNDLTQYVMAADRENDGVADLHDPLHPAVLRAIDRTVRAGHDGGAWVGMCGEMAGDPDLTPLLVGLGLDELSMSAVTVPAVKQRVGDIDSEAARELAGEALACETRAAVQSALARE; encoded by the coding sequence GTGACGACGCTCACCGGCATCGGGAGCACGCCGCTTTCCGGGGTCGGTACCGCCCGCTGGTTCCGACCCGACGCGCTCGAACTCCCCGACCGACCGGACCCCGAGACGGTCGATACCGCCGACCAGCGAGAGCGGTTCGAGGACGCCCGCGACGCGGCCCGCGAGGCCATCCAGACGGCGCGCGACCGAGCCGCGGAGCGCGTCGGCGAGGACGAGGCCGCCGTCTTCGACGCCCACGAGCAGTTCCTCGACGACCCGCAGCTGGTCGGGCAGATCGAGGACGCCATCGACGACGGGACGACCGCCGAACACGCCGTCTCGGACGCCTACGGCGACGCCGTCTCGCAGTTCGAGGGGATGGAGGGCCGGATGGCCGAGCGCGCCGACGACCTGCGCGACGTGCGCGACCGCCTCCTGCGCGAACTGCTCGGCGTCGAGACGGCCGATCTGGGCTCGCTCCCCGACGGGACGGTCCTACTGGCCGAGCGGCTGACGCCCAGCGACACCGCCGAACTGGACCCCGAGGCGGTCGCGGGCATCGCCACCGTCACCGGCGGCCGCACCTCGCACGCGGCCATCATCGCCCGCTCGCTGGCGATTCCCGCCGTCGTCGGCGTCGGCGACGCGCTGTTGGACGTCACCGAGGGCGCGACGGTCCTCGTGGACGGCGAGGCGGGCGAAGTCGTTCTCGACCCGGACGAGAAGCGCCGCGAGTCCGTCTCGGAACTCGACGCGCCGGTCGAGACCGAGCGCGTCTCGACGGCCGACGGCCGCGAGATCGAGGTCGCCGCGAACGTCGGCCGACCAGCCGAACTCGACCCCGCGGTCGCCCGCGGCGCGGACGGCATCGGCCTCTTCCGCACCGAGTTCCTCTTCCTCGACCGGGAAGGGCCGCCCGGCGAGGACGAGCAGTTCGAGGCGATCACGGCGGCGCTCAACGCCTTTCCCGGGGAGCGCGTCGTCGTTCGGACGCTCGACGTGGGCGGCGACAAACAGGTACCCTACCTCGACCTGCCGAGCGAACCGAACCCGTTCCTCGGTCGCCGCGGCGTCCGCCTCTCGCTGTCGGCTCACGCCGACCTCTTCGAGACGCAGTTGCGGGCGCTGCTCCGCGCGGCGGCGACCGACGGCGGCGGGGACCTCGCCGTGATGGTGCCGATGGTCGCCCGCGTCGAGGAGGTCGAGGACGTGCTGGAGCGGGTCGAAGGCGTCGCCGCCGACCTCGAACGCGAGGGCGTCGCCCACGCGGTGCCCGACCTCGGCGCGATGGTCGAGACGCCCGCCGCCACCGAGATGGCCGAGGCGCTCGCAGCCAGACTGGACTTCCTCTCGATCGGGACGAACGACCTCACGCAGTACGTGATGGCCGCCGACCGCGAGAACGACGGCGTCGCCGACCTCCACGACCCGCTCCATCCCGCGGTCCTCCGAGCGATCGACCGGACGGTGCGGGCCGGCCACGACGGCGGCGCGTGGGTCGGAATGTGCGGCGAGATGGCCGGCGACCCCGACCTGACGCCGCTGCTGGTCGGACTGGGACTGGACGAACTCTCGATGAGCGCGGTGACCGTCCCGGCGGTCAAACAGCGGGTGGGAGACATCGACAGCGAGGCGGCGCGCGAACTCGCGGGCGAGGCGTTGGCCTGCGAGACGCGGGCGGCCGTGCAGTCCGCGCTGGCGAGGGAGTGA
- a CDS encoding thioredoxin family protein — protein sequence MVSMDSESDVLQRGDAAPPFELPGADGETYPLSDFADYDALLVVFTCNHCPYAQAKIDELNRLAAEYDDLAVVGINANDEGEYPDDSFERMAELVESGEIAYDAYLRDEDQTVAAAYGARCTPDPFLFDDDSGTFRLAYHGRLDDAPNPDEEPSEREMAGHVETLLSGGEINAAEKPSRGCSIKWKDGNEPAYWDA from the coding sequence ATGGTCTCGATGGACTCGGAGTCCGACGTTCTGCAACGCGGGGACGCCGCGCCGCCGTTCGAACTGCCGGGCGCGGACGGCGAGACGTACCCGCTGTCCGACTTCGCCGACTACGACGCCCTGCTCGTCGTGTTCACCTGCAACCACTGCCCGTACGCGCAGGCCAAGATCGACGAACTGAATCGCCTCGCCGCGGAGTACGACGACCTCGCCGTCGTGGGAATCAACGCCAACGACGAGGGCGAGTACCCCGACGACTCCTTCGAGCGGATGGCGGAACTGGTCGAATCCGGCGAGATCGCCTACGACGCCTACCTCCGGGACGAGGACCAGACCGTCGCGGCGGCCTACGGCGCGCGCTGCACGCCGGACCCGTTCCTGTTCGACGACGATAGCGGGACGTTCCGGCTGGCCTATCACGGCCGGCTCGACGACGCGCCGAACCCCGACGAGGAACCGAGCGAACGGGAGATGGCCGGCCACGTCGAGACGCTGCTGTCCGGCGGAGAGATCAACGCCGCCGAGAAACCCTCGCGAGGCTGTTCCATCAAGTGGAAGGACGGGAACGAACCGGCCTACTGGGACGCGTAG
- a CDS encoding HPr family phosphocarrier protein: protein MDRTVEIVPEAGLHARPASKLVQTANAYDATVRIGHAGADDDELVSADSMLAVTGLNAQQGDEVVLVAEGSDAEAALDALEAVLTTPVEDEDGSAAGAEDAEAETGDTEGDP from the coding sequence ATGGATCGAACTGTCGAAATCGTCCCGGAAGCGGGACTTCACGCTCGCCCCGCCTCGAAGCTCGTCCAGACCGCCAACGCGTACGACGCGACGGTGCGGATCGGACACGCGGGCGCGGACGACGATGAGTTGGTGTCCGCCGACAGCATGCTCGCGGTCACCGGGCTGAACGCGCAGCAGGGTGACGAGGTGGTGCTCGTCGCGGAGGGCAGCGACGCGGAAGCGGCGCTCGACGCCCTCGAAGCGGTGTTGACGACGCCGGTCGAGGACGAGGACGGCTCGGCGGCGGGCGCGGAGGACGCCGAGGCCGAGACGGGAGACACGGAGGGCGACCCGTGA
- a CDS encoding type II/IV secretion system ATPase subunit yields the protein MAIDDKTGGDSERVASGGDGGDRPAAVGEYTWDDLRREFHSGGRFDRSEYLGFEPRDLEDRLETAASAALTLNRPFEEYLDPTTTPVAKGVYTWEHFKQEFYYEEDGDQPRDEEGEVVPFEPEDHLGFDPDHVENRLSLGEDLAAELDEFVDENTVDVDPDVDEDEFFSTREGHTTVVNRYDLEKAVPESKKSHFRETERYWVNKPYACVVVFHSRKENERKYYVVEPYLNAIEDDLKSFLSGKLKTAIKYSEDDVIVKGSNADRASVIQREAEQLLSRYDLYDGSVAGSGGTSGGLLDEVKDLFDIGEETETESVGQLNGIAARPEPAIIEDDPSTLNEYQVEKLLYMLKRDFVGYARIDPVKHDINVEDISCDGYNSRVFVYHTDYEQIITNVEHRESELDDFVVKLAQRSGKGISKRQPQVDATLPDGSRAQLTLGREVSDHGTNYTIRQFKDVPFTPIDLINWNTFSLDEMAFLWLCIENNKSLIFAGGTASGKTTSLNAVSLFIPSNSKIVSIEDTREVELPQRNWVASVTRPSFGEDDKGDVDEFDLLEAALRQRPDYIVMGEIRGEEGRTLFQVMSTGHTTYTTFHADSVGEVIKRFTTEPINVSKTLFTALDLVSIQTQTRVDGSKVRRNKSLTEINEYSAENDEINVRDVYEWRAETDEYIQMGNSNTLEEIKFDRGWTQEKLDEELFKRKVVLAYLIEQGLNTYTQVAATIQAFVNDPDTILTLIANDQLERSLEDLREMESVKIDIDPEKEEMVPRPDAPPAMVEETKSILDNAGPLFEQFKQGDTPDIVAALMEGDALATDEEDGADEEDEAEGVGGFGQFVPKAGKEADSG from the coding sequence ATGGCAATCGATGACAAAACGGGGGGAGATTCGGAGCGAGTCGCCAGCGGGGGAGACGGCGGCGATCGGCCGGCGGCGGTCGGCGAGTACACGTGGGACGACCTCAGACGGGAGTTCCACAGCGGGGGGCGCTTCGACCGGAGCGAGTACCTCGGCTTCGAGCCCCGCGATCTCGAAGACAGACTGGAGACGGCCGCGAGCGCGGCGCTGACACTGAACCGGCCGTTCGAGGAGTACCTCGACCCGACGACCACGCCGGTCGCGAAGGGCGTCTACACGTGGGAACATTTCAAACAGGAGTTCTACTACGAGGAGGACGGCGACCAACCGCGCGACGAGGAGGGGGAGGTCGTCCCGTTCGAACCCGAAGACCACCTCGGATTCGACCCGGACCACGTCGAGAACAGGCTCTCGCTGGGCGAGGATCTGGCGGCGGAACTCGACGAGTTCGTCGACGAGAACACCGTCGACGTCGACCCCGACGTGGACGAAGACGAGTTCTTCTCGACGCGGGAGGGCCACACCACAGTCGTCAACCGCTACGACTTAGAGAAAGCCGTCCCGGAGAGCAAGAAGTCTCATTTCCGGGAGACCGAACGCTACTGGGTCAACAAACCGTACGCCTGTGTCGTCGTCTTTCACTCCCGGAAGGAGAACGAGCGGAAGTACTACGTCGTCGAGCCGTATCTCAACGCGATCGAGGACGACCTCAAGAGCTTCCTCTCGGGGAAGCTCAAGACCGCGATCAAGTACTCCGAGGACGACGTCATCGTCAAGGGGTCGAACGCCGACCGGGCGTCGGTCATCCAGCGCGAGGCCGAGCAGTTGCTCTCCCGGTACGACCTCTACGACGGGTCAGTCGCCGGGAGCGGGGGGACCAGCGGCGGACTGTTGGACGAAGTGAAGGACCTCTTCGACATCGGCGAGGAGACCGAGACGGAATCGGTGGGACAGCTGAACGGGATCGCGGCCCGCCCCGAGCCGGCCATCATCGAGGACGACCCCTCGACGCTGAACGAGTACCAGGTCGAGAAGTTGCTGTACATGCTCAAGCGGGACTTCGTCGGCTACGCCCGCATCGATCCGGTGAAACACGACATCAACGTCGAGGACATCTCCTGTGACGGCTACAACTCCCGCGTGTTCGTCTACCACACCGACTACGAGCAGATCATCACTAACGTCGAACACCGCGAGAGCGAGCTGGACGACTTCGTCGTCAAGCTCGCCCAGCGCTCCGGAAAGGGGATCTCCAAACGGCAGCCGCAGGTCGACGCGACACTCCCGGACGGGTCGCGCGCGCAGTTAACGCTCGGGCGAGAGGTGTCCGACCACGGGACCAACTACACCATCCGTCAGTTCAAGGACGTCCCCTTTACCCCCATCGACCTCATCAACTGGAACACGTTCTCGCTCGACGAGATGGCGTTCCTCTGGCTCTGCATCGAGAACAACAAGAGCCTCATCTTCGCCGGCGGCACCGCGTCCGGGAAGACAACCTCGCTGAACGCCGTCTCGCTGTTCATCCCCTCGAACTCCAAGATCGTCTCCATCGAGGACACTCGCGAGGTGGAACTGCCCCAGCGCAACTGGGTGGCGAGCGTCACTCGCCCCTCCTTCGGTGAGGACGACAAGGGCGACGTCGACGAGTTCGACCTGCTGGAGGCCGCGCTCCGCCAGCGGCCGGACTACATCGTCATGGGTGAGATTCGCGGTGAAGAGGGGCGGACGCTCTTTCAGGTCATGTCGACGGGGCACACGACCTACACCACGTTCCACGCCGACTCCGTCGGCGAGGTCATCAAGCGCTTTACGACCGAACCCATCAACGTCTCGAAGACGCTCTTCACCGCGCTCGACCTGGTGAGCATCCAGACCCAGACTCGCGTGGACGGCAGCAAGGTCCGTCGGAACAAGTCCCTGACCGAGATCAACGAGTACTCCGCCGAGAACGACGAGATCAACGTCCGGGACGTCTACGAGTGGCGCGCCGAGACGGACGAGTACATCCAGATGGGCAACTCCAACACCCTCGAAGAGATCAAGTTCGACCGCGGGTGGACCCAGGAGAAGCTCGACGAGGAGCTGTTCAAGCGGAAGGTCGTCCTGGCCTATCTCATCGAACAGGGACTGAACACCTACACGCAGGTCGCCGCGACGATCCAGGCGTTCGTTAACGACCCCGACACCATCCTCACGCTCATCGCCAACGACCAGCTCGAACGGTCGCTCGAAGACCTCCGGGAGATGGAGTCGGTCAAGATCGACATCGACCCGGAGAAAGAGGAGATGGTCCCGCGGCCGGACGCCCCGCCGGCGATGGTCGAGGAGACGAAGTCCATCCTCGACAACGCCGGACCGCTGTTCGAGCAGTTCAAACAGGGTGACACGCCCGATATCGTCGCCGCGCTGATGGAAGGCGACGCGCTGGCGACAGACGAGGAAGACGGAGCGGACGAGGAAGACGAAGCGGAAGGCGTCGGCGGCTTCGGCCAGTTCGTCCCGAAGGCCGGAAAGGAGGCAGATAGCGGATGA
- a CDS encoding MFS transporter, which translates to MVSDAQSRLVVGLVGGSHLVNHAYFMLLPPIFGPLQSDLGLTDAQLGVALGTVGVVVTALQLPFGSLSDSRSRTSVLAISLTFGAVGAILTATAQSYAWLLAASVVTGVGIAGHHPAHYPLIGAATTADTRGRAYSVHGFTGAIGLAAPPAVVATASTLGLDWRVAIGAIAVVGAVYGAGCLLAFDRLVNEAITHPSSSGGEAVVAGAVDDASAGATDGVDTAAASLTTRIRRELGTVVSSPPILALTVLWFVSSMAGWGIKQYTAALLSSGYRLPDATANFAVSAMLVTGAVLIFAGGWLTDRYSPGPVLVGGYAALVLVAGALALGTLPLVGALALVLVLSATVDGSRPARAALADAFSTDDSAGKNFGFLTIGISGGAAVAPPVLAVVVSRAGVAAAFWAVAGIGALAVALTLVVLTVGGRRTLGTAQPGD; encoded by the coding sequence GTGGTCTCTGACGCGCAGTCCCGACTCGTCGTCGGTCTGGTCGGCGGTTCGCACCTCGTGAACCACGCGTACTTCATGCTGCTGCCGCCGATCTTCGGGCCGTTGCAGTCGGATCTGGGGCTGACCGACGCGCAGCTGGGCGTCGCGCTCGGCACCGTCGGGGTCGTCGTGACGGCGCTGCAGTTGCCGTTCGGGTCGCTCTCGGACTCGCGGAGTCGCACGTCGGTACTGGCCATCTCGCTGACCTTCGGCGCGGTCGGCGCGATTCTCACGGCGACGGCCCAGAGCTACGCGTGGCTGCTGGCCGCGAGCGTCGTCACCGGTGTCGGCATCGCGGGTCACCACCCAGCGCACTACCCGCTCATCGGCGCGGCGACGACGGCGGACACCCGCGGGCGGGCCTACAGCGTCCACGGCTTCACGGGGGCGATCGGTCTCGCCGCGCCGCCGGCCGTCGTGGCGACGGCCAGCACGCTCGGGCTGGACTGGCGCGTCGCCATCGGCGCGATCGCCGTCGTGGGAGCCGTCTACGGCGCGGGCTGTCTGCTGGCGTTCGACCGCCTCGTGAACGAGGCGATCACGCATCCGTCGAGTTCGGGCGGCGAAGCGGTGGTCGCCGGCGCTGTCGACGACGCCAGCGCCGGCGCGACCGACGGGGTCGATACCGCCGCCGCGTCGCTGACGACGCGGATCCGACGCGAACTCGGAACGGTGGTCTCCTCACCCCCGATCCTCGCGCTCACCGTCCTCTGGTTCGTCTCGTCGATGGCCGGGTGGGGCATCAAGCAGTACACGGCGGCGCTGCTCTCCTCGGGCTACCGGCTACCCGACGCCACCGCGAACTTCGCCGTCTCGGCAATGCTCGTCACCGGCGCGGTGCTCATCTTCGCGGGCGGCTGGCTCACCGACCGCTACTCGCCGGGACCGGTGCTCGTCGGCGGCTACGCCGCGCTGGTCCTCGTCGCCGGGGCGCTCGCGCTCGGCACGCTCCCGCTGGTCGGCGCGCTGGCGCTGGTCCTCGTCCTCTCGGCCACCGTCGACGGCAGCAGACCCGCCCGCGCGGCGCTGGCCGACGCCTTCTCGACCGACGACTCGGCGGGGAAGAACTTCGGGTTCCTCACCATCGGGATCTCCGGCGGAGCCGCCGTCGCGCCGCCGGTGCTGGCCGTCGTCGTCTCGCGGGCCGGCGTCGCGGCGGCGTTCTGGGCCGTCGCGGGTATCGGAGCCCTCGCCGTTGCGCTGACGCTCGTCGTGCTGACCGTCGGCGGCCGTCGAACGCTCGGGACCGCACAGCCCGGCGATTGA
- a CDS encoding pyridoxal phosphate-dependent aminotransferase translates to MTFEPADRVDAVPPSGIRRFFELAEEMDDIISLGVGEPDFSAPWAAREAAITSLERGQTSYTANRGKRELRERIARYESDVHDLSYDAEDEILVTAGASEALDLAFRALLDPGDSLAVVQPCYVSYVPGATFAGVDVIDVPTRVEDEFKLTREVLEESGAAEADALVYCYPNNPTGATMTGDELVEVAAFCRENDLVVFADEIYADLTYEHDHTSIATLPGMRERTIVFNGFSKAFAMTGFRLGYAMGPPEAVTAMNRVHQYTMLSAPTTAQHAAIEALDDCREEVTDMATQYDRRRKYVLSQFEEMGLDCFPAAGAFYAFPECPWDDAGEFAEALLQSKSVAVVPGTAFGEGGAGHLRISYATGLEDLKEAMTRIADFVQ, encoded by the coding sequence ATGACGTTCGAACCCGCCGACCGAGTCGACGCGGTGCCGCCGTCGGGCATCCGGCGGTTCTTCGAGCTGGCCGAGGAGATGGACGATATCATCTCGCTGGGCGTCGGCGAGCCCGACTTCTCCGCGCCGTGGGCCGCCCGCGAGGCCGCCATCACGTCGCTCGAACGCGGCCAGACCTCCTACACGGCTAATCGGGGTAAGCGAGAACTGCGCGAGCGCATCGCCCGCTACGAGTCGGACGTTCACGACCTCTCGTACGACGCCGAAGACGAGATTCTGGTGACCGCCGGCGCGAGCGAGGCGCTAGATTTGGCGTTTCGAGCCCTCCTCGACCCCGGCGACAGCCTCGCCGTCGTCCAGCCGTGTTACGTCTCCTACGTCCCCGGCGCGACGTTCGCCGGCGTGGACGTCATCGACGTGCCGACTCGCGTCGAAGACGAGTTCAAGCTCACTCGCGAGGTCTTAGAGGAGTCCGGGGCCGCCGAGGCCGACGCCCTGGTCTACTGCTACCCGAACAACCCGACGGGCGCGACGATGACCGGCGACGAACTGGTCGAGGTGGCGGCCTTCTGTCGCGAGAACGACCTCGTCGTGTTCGCCGACGAGATCTACGCCGATCTGACCTACGAACACGACCACACCTCCATCGCCACGCTGCCGGGGATGCGCGAGCGGACCATCGTGTTCAACGGCTTCTCGAAGGCCTTCGCGATGACCGGGTTCCGGCTGGGTTACGCGATGGGGCCGCCCGAGGCCGTCACGGCGATGAACCGGGTCCACCAGTACACGATGCTGTCCGCCCCGACCACCGCGCAACACGCGGCCATCGAGGCGCTCGACGACTGCCGCGAGGAGGTGACCGACATGGCCACCCAGTACGACCGCCGCCGGAAGTACGTCCTCTCGCAGTTCGAGGAGATGGGACTGGACTGCTTCCCCGCCGCCGGCGCGTTCTACGCGTTCCCCGAGTGCCCGTGGGACGACGCCGGCGAGTTCGCTGAAGCGCTGCTCCAGTCGAAGAGCGTCGCCGTCGTCCCGGGGACGGCCTTCGGCGAGGGCGGTGCCGGTCACCTCCGCATCTCCTACGCGACCGGGCTGGAGGACCTGAAAGAAGCGATGACGCGGATCGCCGACTTCGTCCAGTAA
- the dhaM gene encoding dihydroxyacetone kinase phosphoryl donor subunit DhaM encodes MVGLVVVSHSRKAAEGIAEVATEMGGDTRIEPVGGDGQGGIGTVPDDIVDALDAAEEGDGVVVLVDLGSAVMNADVAIEMSDADAVVADAPVLEGAVNAAVAATSPKATLDSVREQAEAARDVDKL; translated from the coding sequence ATGGTCGGCCTCGTCGTCGTCTCGCACAGTCGGAAAGCCGCCGAGGGCATCGCCGAAGTCGCGACGGAGATGGGCGGAGACACCCGCATCGAGCCCGTCGGCGGCGACGGGCAGGGCGGCATCGGCACCGTCCCGGACGACATCGTGGACGCGCTCGACGCGGCCGAGGAGGGCGACGGCGTCGTCGTCCTCGTGGACCTCGGGAGCGCCGTGATGAACGCCGACGTCGCCATCGAGATGAGCGACGCGGACGCGGTCGTCGCGGACGCGCCGGTGCTGGAGGGCGCGGTCAACGCCGCCGTCGCCGCGACGAGTCCGAAAGCGACGCTCGATTCGGTCCGCGAGCAGGCCGAGGCCGCCCGCGACGTCGACAAGCTCTGA
- a CDS encoding pyridoxamine 5'-phosphate oxidase family protein, producing MARTDMDAIEIADFLRSQRTGVLCLARDDDSYGVPLSFVYRDDDSGIYFRMGYAPGSQKRKFLDATDHATFVVYGQTDEGWRSVVAEGTLDVLTEDNVDSAVEEATKALDIPYYEVHDRPVEDLEFNIVRLQISHLSGIVEGHEGR from the coding sequence ATGGCTCGAACCGACATGGACGCCATCGAGATAGCCGACTTCCTCAGGAGCCAGCGAACCGGCGTGTTGTGTCTCGCCCGGGACGACGACAGCTACGGCGTGCCGCTGTCGTTCGTCTACCGCGACGACGACTCGGGCATCTACTTCCGGATGGGGTACGCCCCCGGCAGTCAGAAACGGAAGTTCCTCGACGCGACCGACCACGCCACGTTCGTCGTCTACGGGCAGACCGACGAGGGCTGGCGTAGCGTCGTCGCCGAGGGGACGCTCGACGTGCTGACCGAGGACAACGTCGACTCGGCCGTCGAGGAGGCCACGAAGGCGCTCGACATCCCGTACTACGAGGTCCACGACAGACCCGTCGAAGACTTGGAGTTCAACATCGTCCGCCTCCAGATCAGCCACCTCAGCGGTATCGTCGAGGGTCACGAAGGCCGATAG